TGATGCCAGGTCGCGCAACTTGATGACGGGAATGGTCATCTTGCCTTCCTTGAGGTCGGTGCCTATGGTCTTGCCAAGCGTACTCGCATCTCCCATATAGTCAAGGATGTCATCGATGAGCTGAAAGGCCATGCCGATATTGTAGCCGAAGTCCCACAGGGCGTCGGCCATCTCTTCGCTGAGATCGGGAGCCGTATAACCTCCGCACTTGGCGCAGGCGGCGATCAGGATCGCCGTCTTGTGTTCGATGATCTGGAAGTAATCCTCCAGGGTGACGGAAAAGTCAAAGGACTTGACCAGCTGGAAAACTTCCCCTTCACTCATGAGAGTGGTGACGTCGGAAAGGGTCTTCTGCACACGGGGATCGCCATCAGCGACCAGCACCTGGAATGCCTTGGAGTAGAGGTAGTCCCCCACCAGGATAACCATTTCGTTGCCGAACTTGAAGTTGGCAGAGTCCCGCCCTCTGCGCACGCAGGCTTCATCAATGACGTCGTCGTGCAGCAGGGTGGCCGTATGGATATACTCAATGATGCCGCCGATTTTGATGGCGCGCCTTTCATCTCCGCCACAGAGCTTGGAGGTCAGGAGAACCAGCAGCGGACGTATGCGCTTGCCTCCGCTTTGGAAGATATATTCCCCCACTTCTTGGACCCGGCGTACCCGGCTGGTGAGATTGGACTGAATTTCCTGTTCGATCTCTGCAACCTGAGGTTTCAGCAGGGCGTACACATCGGCAATGTTCATGGAAGTGTTCTCCTGTAGAATAAAAAAAATCACAGTATAGTACAGGATTTCAAAAACTTGTGTCAATTATTCCCTGATTTGGCCCGTAAGTTACAAAAGCCGCACAAGGAAAGCCACGGAAAAAACCCGTTGACACCAAACAAGGCGCGCACTATCATGGGCTCCGTTTTGCGACCTTACTCAACGTTATCCGAAACTTCATGGGAGATACCCTTATGAGCGAAGCCAAAATCAGCAAGGAAATGAGTATTATAGATATCGTACAGCAGTACCCCCAGACCGTTGAGGTCTTCGCCAGCTTTGGCCTTGGGTGCCTGGGCTGCGCCGCTGCCCGTTTCGAAACCCTGGCTCAGGGTGCCGGAGCACATGGCATTGATGTGGACGAGTTGCTGGAAGCGCTGAACAACGCCGTAGACTAAGTCACCTACGCCCCTGTAGCTCAATGGATAGAGTAGCTGGCTTCGAACCAGTTGGTTGCGTGTTCGAATCGCGCCGGGGGCGCCATAATGAAAGACATAAAACGCCGGTGATCATTGATCGCCGGCGTTTTTTCGTTGAGATTCCATTCGCCGCAAAGGCTCTCACCAGGTTTCAAACATGACCAGACTCAGGGCCATGACGAACATGCCCCCCATCAGGCCGATGATGGCCGAATGGGCGGTGCCGTACAGACGCGCGGTGGGCAGGAGCTCGTCGAAGGAAATGTAGATCATGATGCCCGCCACCATGGCGAAGACAATTCCCAGGGTCGCCTCGGACAGAAAGGGCGCCAGCAGGGCGAAGCC
This portion of the Desulfurispirillum indicum S5 genome encodes:
- a CDS encoding DUF1858 domain-containing protein, encoding MSEAKISKEMSIIDIVQQYPQTVEVFASFGLGCLGCAAARFETLAQGAGAHGIDVDELLEALNNAVD
- a CDS encoding polyprenyl synthetase family protein, producing MNIADVYALLKPQVAEIEQEIQSNLTSRVRRVQEVGEYIFQSGGKRIRPLLVLLTSKLCGGDERRAIKIGGIIEYIHTATLLHDDVIDEACVRRGRDSANFKFGNEMVILVGDYLYSKAFQVLVADGDPRVQKTLSDVTTLMSEGEVFQLVKSFDFSVTLEDYFQIIEHKTAILIAACAKCGGYTAPDLSEEMADALWDFGYNIGMAFQLIDDILDYMGDASTLGKTIGTDLKEGKMTIPVIKLRDLASEEEKDRLEKLIEQQMIPTAEDLSFVIGLMDTYDIRRHSMDVAYSFLDKARKAAEVLPAGIYRDCLHVVADYVINRQL